DNA sequence from the Leptolyngbya sp. CCY15150 genome:
TGAAGCTCGTAGCAACGACGGACGTTGACTTGTATAACTGGTATAAAGAATGTAATACCAATGATGGTGGTGCCTCTTCATGGGAAAGTAACCGCAAAGCTTCATCTGTCAGTGCCTATGACCAATCTGGCACGATGCAGGCTCGCTGGGAAATTAAAAACTCCTACCCCTGCAAGTATGAAGGGCCAAGCTTTTCTGCAGGCGATACCAATATGGCCAATGAAACCCTTGAGATTGTGCATGAAGGCATTGAACGAGTGCAATAGGAGACTGAATGGCAAAGGCAAAGGTAACGGAACTAAGCTTTCCGGAGATGCTCCTAGCTAGTCGTTTCTATCTAGAATTAATCCTAGATGGAAATAAAGGTGATGGAGATGTCATCTTCTTGGAATGTCAGGGATTTAAGCGCCATCAAGAAGCTATTGAATTTGCGGAAGTAACGCCCGGTCAGTGGGCTAATGCAAAATTTGGTCAAGTTAGGCGTACTAAAATGCCCGGCAATGTCAAAACAGATAATATTATTCTCAGACGTGGTATGAGTAAATCGTTATCACTATGGGAATGGTTTGCTAGCGTAGAAGCAGGACAGTGGGGCGATC
Encoded proteins:
- a CDS encoding phage tail protein → MAELLTACRFYFEADQIAEKQILEISGLSVESPVAGDGGVHGSSKGGARIRQATPTNEKFSNVTVKLVATTDVDLYNWYKECNTNDGGASSWESNRKASSVSAYDQSGTMQARWEIKNSYPCKYEGPSFSAGDTNMANETLEIVHEGIERVQ
- a CDS encoding phage tail protein — translated: MAKAKVTELSFPEMLLASRFYLELILDGNKGDGDVIFLECQGFKRHQEAIEFAEVTPGQWANAKFGQVRRTKMPGNVKTDNIILRRGMSKSLSLWEWFASVEAGQWGDQLREGSLVVYNQAGKEQVRFNFRGAWPVRYSIADLNAQSSDIEIEELEMAVEQFVRVEPEDTSQN